DNA from Pseudoalteromonas sp. MEBiC 03607:
AAGACGCGGTTCATGGAAACGTATCACCTGAACTATTTTTAAGTATTGCAGAGCAGTTAAGTTTGTACTCAAAGTTGGCATATGACTCGGTTAAACGTGCATTTATAGAGCTTTCCCCGATTTTGCATCGTGACCCAGAATTCACAGTTGCCATTAATGTAAATGCTTATGAAATTAAGACTCCAGAATATTTAGACCGCTTGAATAAGCTTTGTGATAGGTATCAGATAAAACCTCAGCAAGTTAAAATTGAAATAACGGAGCGTATAGGTTTGCCTCTAAATGAGTTATCTGATTTTGCGACAAGGGCAAAAGATTTTGGCTTCGTCATAGCACTTGATGATTTTGGAACCGGGGTATCTAACCTTGTTTGGCTGACAGAGATTAACTTCGATATCATTAAAATTGATAAAATACTTACCCAATCGATCACAGATGAATTCAAAAAGGATATGGTATTAGCCATCATGTCTCTGGTTTCAAATCTAAATCGTCTGGTCATTTTTGAAGGTGTTGAGACCGTTGAAGAATACAGCTTTATAAAAGAATATAATTCTGATCATCAAGTCCAAGGTTGGTACTTTTATAAATCTTTATCATTAACCGAACTACATAAAGTACTTGATGATAAAAAAGGATTACAGTGAAAATAGAAAGTGTGAACTCTGATGATTATCCAGAGCTACTTGATGTGTGGGAAAACTCAGTACGAGCGACCCATGATTTTATAACAGAAGACGATATAGCCTTTTTTAAGCCAATTATTATTGAGCAAGCTTTTCCCAACGTAACTTTAAAGTGCATTAAGAGTGAACATAAAACAATTTTAGGCTTCGTTGGTGTACACGATAGCAAAATAGAAATGCTGTTCATTTTAGATGCCGCAAGAGGTAAGGGGGTTGGTAAAGCACTTCTGAACTATGCAATTGAGCAATTAGCTGCCAACAAAGTGGATGTAAATGAGCAAAACCCACTTGCAGTTGGGTTTTATCAGCACATGGGTTTTAAAGTTGCCTCACGTTCCCCTTTAGATGATATGGGCAAGCCTTTTCCAATATTGCATATGAGACTTAAAACACCCTGTGAGTCTAATCTATAAGACATAGATAGAATGAACACACTATGTGTTACAGCTTGTATTGCTAGGTATTTGGCGGAGTTGCTATACCATTATGTGGCATGTTTCCAATTTGTTTAATATTAACTTATTGAAATTGAATGTACTTAAAATAAAGAGACTTTAGAACTAAGGTAAGCTGTATTTTATAGTTAAAATTCACTGTTCAAAACAAGACTAATTTGTTAGTTTAAGGTTGTTGTCCCGATACCTGAGTTTTGTGTGAAATCAGTTTTCTCTATGTTGATTTGTGTATTACTACTCCAGCCTTTGCTGGACAGTTTTGATGTTGCAGATCACAACACTGCATTTAATTACACATCAGTACTTTTGTTAGAGGAAGTCGATCTTGAAACTCATTGCGCTGCTAATGGCGATCATCAACTACACCAATCTGAGCATGCTGAACTTGCAACAAAATTAGCTGACTCTGCCGAGAAAGGCCATTGTCATGTTTGTCATAGTCCAGCTTTTGTTGAATCATTAGCATTTTCAAAGCCGATATCAGCGTATTTTACTAAGATTGAGTCATTGAGTGTCGATTTTCAATCTGCCGA
Protein-coding regions in this window:
- a CDS encoding GNAT family N-acetyltransferase: MKIESVNSDDYPELLDVWENSVRATHDFITEDDIAFFKPIIIEQAFPNVTLKCIKSEHKTILGFVGVHDSKIEMLFILDAARGKGVGKALLNYAIEQLAANKVDVNEQNPLAVGFYQHMGFKVASRSPLDDMGKPFPILHMRLKTPCESNL